The proteins below are encoded in one region of Sporosarcina sp. FSL K6-1508:
- a CDS encoding four-carbon acid sugar kinase family protein, with the protein MTIIESNKKRLVQEVLGNIQATDARAVKDMLANELVDLNKKIIVLDDDPTGVQTVHDISVYTDWSIESLEQGFSEENAMFFILTNSRGFTAAETEKAHIEMAANIVKVAKKQSKDFIIISRGDSTLRGHYPLETEVLKNTIEAALDIHYHGEVILPFFKEGGRYTVDNIHYVQYEDYLVPAGETEFAKDRTFGYSKSHLGEWVEEKTSGEFKATNTTYITLESLRALDIETISNQLLQVNDFNKVVVNAVDYVDVEVFVIALIKAMKCGKQFMFRSAAALTKVIGGVSDKALLTREELIQEETGHGGLILVGSHVKKTTEQLEALKTSEFIEFIEFDSHLVLQPAKFQEEIDRVIETTENFVRTGKTVTVYTRRERLDLGEGKKEEELKLSVKISDAVTSIVQRLKVRPNYIIAKGGITSSDIGTKGLEVKRATVAGQIKPGIPVWVTGEESKFPGIAYIIFPGNVGAVTTLKETVEILNK; encoded by the coding sequence ATGACCATAATTGAAAGTAACAAGAAGAGATTAGTTCAAGAAGTTTTGGGTAATATCCAAGCAACTGATGCACGTGCTGTGAAGGATATGCTTGCGAATGAATTAGTTGACTTAAATAAAAAAATCATTGTACTCGATGATGATCCAACAGGCGTTCAAACGGTTCATGATATTTCTGTATACACGGATTGGTCAATCGAAAGTTTGGAACAAGGGTTTAGCGAAGAAAACGCTATGTTTTTTATACTGACTAATTCTAGAGGATTCACTGCTGCCGAAACGGAAAAAGCACATATAGAAATGGCGGCAAACATTGTAAAAGTGGCGAAAAAACAGAGCAAAGATTTTATCATTATTAGTCGCGGGGATTCTACTTTAAGAGGGCACTATCCTCTTGAGACAGAAGTGTTGAAAAATACAATTGAAGCAGCTTTAGATATCCACTATCACGGGGAAGTAATTCTGCCGTTTTTCAAAGAAGGCGGCCGCTATACAGTAGACAATATCCACTATGTGCAATATGAAGATTATTTAGTGCCTGCTGGGGAAACAGAATTTGCGAAGGATAGAACATTTGGTTATTCCAAGTCTCATTTAGGAGAATGGGTTGAGGAAAAAACAAGTGGTGAATTCAAAGCGACGAATACTACGTACATTACGCTTGAAAGCTTGAGAGCGCTCGATATTGAAACAATTTCGAACCAATTACTTCAAGTTAATGATTTCAATAAAGTAGTCGTAAATGCAGTCGATTACGTAGATGTAGAAGTTTTTGTCATTGCCCTTATCAAGGCCATGAAATGCGGGAAGCAATTCATGTTCAGAAGTGCGGCAGCTCTGACAAAAGTGATTGGCGGAGTAAGTGATAAAGCCCTGCTAACGAGAGAAGAATTGATTCAAGAAGAAACGGGTCATGGCGGTTTAATCCTCGTTGGTTCTCATGTTAAAAAGACAACTGAGCAATTAGAAGCATTGAAAACAAGTGAGTTCATCGAGTTTATTGAATTCGATTCCCATCTTGTGTTGCAACCTGCCAAGTTCCAAGAAGAAATAGATCGAGTGATTGAAACAACCGAGAACTTTGTTCGCACGGGTAAAACAGTCACTGTCTATACGAGGCGCGAAAGATTAGATCTCGGTGAAGGCAAAAAAGAAGAAGAGTTAAAACTATCTGTAAAAATCTCAGATGCGGTTACAAGTATAGTGCAACGCCTGAAAGTGAGACCAAATTATATTATTGCAAAAGGCGGCATTACATCTAGCGACATTGGAACAAAAGGCCTTGAAGTAAAAAGAGCAACAGTAGCCGGTCAAATAAAGCCCGGAATTCCAGTATGGGTTACTGGAGAAGAAAGTAAGTTTCCAGGAATTGCATACATTATCTTCCCAGGTAATGTAGGAGCTGTTACAACGTTAAAAGAAACAGTTGAAATTTTAAATAAGTAA
- a CDS encoding class II fructose-bisphosphate aldolase, whose translation MLVNTKEILQHAQKEKYAVAAFNVYNLETAQAAIRVAEQENQPVIIALGERYFPTVDVEGFSAFVKAMAEKSPIPVALHLDHAYEKESIIRAIRCGFTSVMFDGSTYELEENIRRTKEITEIAHMAGVSVEAEIGSLAKGEFSDEEEGDGTLTDPQSAKDFVEATGVDFLAAAIGTVHGMYKGEPKIDLPLLERIQRNVDVPLVLHGGSGTPDSIIKQAIQLGICKVNVNTEVSMAAVSYLQNCFENKQMVHLSTVMVEMQQSMEPVMRKFVQLFANKQ comes from the coding sequence ATGTTAGTAAATACGAAAGAGATCTTACAACATGCGCAGAAAGAAAAATATGCAGTTGCAGCTTTTAATGTATACAATTTGGAAACTGCCCAAGCAGCGATACGAGTTGCGGAACAGGAAAATCAACCGGTCATTATCGCGCTAGGAGAACGTTATTTCCCAACAGTTGACGTTGAAGGATTTTCAGCTTTTGTTAAAGCAATGGCTGAAAAATCCCCTATTCCTGTTGCACTTCACCTGGATCATGCTTATGAAAAGGAATCGATTATTCGGGCCATTCGTTGTGGATTTACATCCGTTATGTTTGACGGTTCTACCTACGAGTTAGAAGAAAACATCCGACGTACAAAAGAGATTACAGAAATTGCCCATATGGCAGGCGTGTCTGTTGAAGCTGAAATTGGTTCGTTAGCGAAAGGTGAATTCTCCGATGAAGAAGAAGGAGATGGCACGTTGACTGACCCGCAGTCGGCAAAAGACTTTGTTGAAGCAACAGGGGTAGACTTTTTGGCAGCCGCCATCGGTACTGTCCATGGTATGTATAAAGGTGAGCCGAAAATAGATTTACCGCTTCTAGAAAGAATCCAACGGAACGTTGATGTTCCTCTTGTACTTCATGGTGGATCGGGAACCCCTGATTCTATTATTAAACAAGCAATACAACTTGGAATATGCAAGGTCAATGTCAATACAGAGGTATCCATGGCTGCCGTTTCCTATTTACAAAATTGTTTTGAGAATAAACAAATGGTTCACCTTTCCACCGTTATGGTAGAAATGCAACAGTCTATGGAACCTGTAATGAGGAAATTTGTTCAATTGTTTGCGAATAAACAATAA